A section of the Bryobacteraceae bacterium genome encodes:
- the purC gene encoding phosphoribosylaminoimidazole-succinocarboxamide synthase, which yields MSTLYESSIPVVPLVARGKVRDIYAVGEDRLLLVATDRLSAFDVVLPDPIPGKGRVLTQLSLFWFDFLGGLVPNHLVTANVDEYPEPLRAWRDQLEGRSMLVRKARMIDVECVARGYLAGSGWKEYKAQGTVCGIPLPAGLRECDRLPEPIFTPAHKAKSGHDENIPYSKVESMTGRETAARLRELTLTIYRRAAGYAESRGILLADTKFEFGWLGDTLILADEVLTPDSSRFWPADRYEPGKPQPSFDKQYVRDYLESLAWDKTPPAPHLPPDVIEKTAEKYHEAYRRLTGRTL from the coding sequence ATGAGCACCCTGTATGAGTCATCAATTCCCGTCGTGCCGCTGGTGGCGCGAGGGAAAGTGCGCGACATCTATGCCGTGGGCGAGGACCGGCTGCTGCTGGTGGCAACCGACCGGCTGTCGGCCTTCGACGTCGTCCTGCCGGATCCCATCCCCGGCAAGGGCCGCGTGCTCACACAGCTATCGCTGTTCTGGTTCGACTTTCTCGGCGGCCTCGTTCCCAATCACCTGGTGACGGCCAACGTCGATGAATACCCCGAGCCGCTGCGCGCGTGGCGGGACCAGCTCGAAGGCCGTTCCATGCTGGTGCGCAAGGCGCGGATGATCGATGTCGAATGCGTGGCGCGCGGCTATCTGGCCGGTTCCGGCTGGAAGGAGTACAAGGCCCAGGGCACCGTGTGCGGCATCCCGTTGCCGGCCGGGTTGCGCGAGTGCGACCGGCTGCCCGAGCCGATCTTTACGCCCGCCCACAAGGCCAAATCAGGCCACGATGAAAACATCCCGTATTCGAAGGTGGAATCGATGACCGGCCGGGAGACGGCGGCGCGCCTGCGGGAGCTGACGCTGACCATCTACCGCAGGGCCGCCGGGTACGCCGAAAGCCGCGGCATCCTGCTGGCGGACACGAAATTCGAGTTCGGCTGGCTGGGCGACACGCTGATCCTCGCCGACGAGGTGCTGACGCCGGATTCGTCGCGCTTCTGGCCGGCCGACCGCTACGAGCCGGGCAAGCCGCAGCCCTCCTTCGACAAACAGTACGTGCGCGACTATCTGGAATCGCTCGCCTGGGACAAGACGCCGCCGGCCCCGCACCTGCCGCCCGACGTCATCGAGAAAACGGCGGAGAAATACCATGAAGCCTACCGGCGGCTCACGGGCCGGACGCTATGA
- a CDS encoding MarR family transcriptional regulator: MAATSSRLQREIRQSRPFRSVWHEGFLAVLKTADCFRRAVAELLAPHGITPQQYNVLRILRGAGGEAMPTLAIGERLIEETPGMTRLLDRLEAKRLIRRERCRQDRRQVLCRITPAGLRLLERLDPLITGPEQRLAAAWTAAETRTLIRLLDRAREAMETPPDTTQKERTSRGAQEG, from the coding sequence ATGGCGGCAACCTCCAGCCGGCTTCAGCGCGAGATCCGGCAGTCGCGTCCCTTCCGCAGCGTCTGGCACGAGGGCTTTCTCGCCGTGCTGAAGACGGCGGACTGTTTCCGGCGCGCGGTGGCTGAGCTGCTGGCTCCCCACGGCATCACCCCGCAGCAGTACAACGTGCTGCGGATCCTCCGCGGGGCGGGCGGCGAGGCGATGCCGACGCTGGCCATCGGCGAGCGGCTGATCGAGGAGACGCCCGGAATGACTCGGCTGCTCGACCGGCTGGAAGCCAAGCGGCTCATCCGGCGGGAGCGCTGCCGGCAGGACCGGCGGCAGGTGCTGTGCCGGATCACCCCGGCCGGCCTGCGGCTTCTCGAACGGCTCGACCCGCTCATCACCGGCCCCGAACAGCGGCTGGCGGCCGCCTGGACGGCGGCCGAGACGAGGACGCTCATCCGCCTGCTGGACCGCGCGCGGGAGGCGATGGAGACGCCGCCTGACACCACACAAAAAGAGAGGACGTCACGAGGAGCACAAGAGGGATGA
- a CDS encoding apolipoprotein acyltransferase, with product MRCTRDVQENIERAEARIEEAARQGAQIVCLQELFRSEYFCREERAELFDLAEPVPGPTTERLGRLAQRLGVAIVASLFERRAPGLYHNTAAVLTPDGRLAGIYRKMHIPEDPLYFEKFYFTPGDLGYRAFDTPFARIGVLVCWDQWYPEAARLTALQGAEILFYPTAIGWHPSEKEEHGAAQADAWRTVQRGHAIANGVYVAAVNRVGHEGEPGGGLEFWGGSFVADPFGVVVAEAGRTEEQILVVECSRKRIEEVRRNWPFLRDRRIDSYAGITARWLGGE from the coding sequence ATGCGCTGCACCCGCGACGTGCAGGAAAACATAGAACGGGCGGAGGCGCGCATCGAAGAGGCGGCGCGGCAGGGCGCGCAGATCGTCTGCCTTCAGGAGCTGTTTCGCAGCGAGTATTTCTGCCGGGAGGAGCGGGCCGAGCTGTTCGACCTGGCCGAACCCGTGCCTGGGCCAACCACGGAACGGTTGGGCCGTCTGGCGCAACGGCTCGGCGTGGCGATTGTGGCGAGCCTGTTCGAGCGCCGCGCCCCCGGACTGTATCACAACACCGCAGCCGTTCTCACGCCGGACGGGCGGCTCGCCGGCATCTACCGCAAGATGCACATCCCCGAGGACCCGCTATATTTCGAGAAATTCTATTTCACACCGGGCGATCTGGGCTACCGCGCCTTCGACACTCCTTTTGCGCGGATCGGCGTGCTGGTGTGCTGGGACCAGTGGTATCCGGAGGCGGCGCGACTGACGGCCCTCCAGGGGGCAGAGATCCTGTTCTACCCGACAGCAATCGGCTGGCACCCGTCTGAGAAGGAGGAGCACGGCGCGGCGCAGGCCGATGCCTGGCGCACGGTGCAGCGCGGCCACGCCATCGCCAATGGCGTCTATGTCGCCGCGGTGAACCGCGTCGGACACGAGGGCGAGCCGGGCGGGGGGCTGGAGTTCTGGGGCGGCAGCTTTGTCGCCGATCCGTTTGGGGTGGTGGTGGCCGAGGCGGGGCGCACCGAGGAGCAGATCCTCGTCGTCGAGTGCAGCCGGAAGCGGATCGAGGAGGTGCGGCGTAACTGGCCTTTTCTGCGCGACCGGCGCATCGACTCCTATGCCGGGATCACGGCGCGCTGGCTCGGAGGCGAGTAA
- a CDS encoding polyisoprenoid-binding protein, with protein MMLRTIGCFAMMLAAAPALLAERYAIDGAHSKAQFAVRHLMVSTVRGEFTKIEGWVEYDEKNPAAIRIEAVIDAASINTGEPKRDEHLKSPDFFDVAKYPKITFRSKSARKTADGLAVTGDLTIHGVTREVVLNVEGPSPEVRDPWGNLRRGATATTKINRKDFGLTWNAALETGGVVVGDEVTITIDVEGVRQAAKK; from the coding sequence ATGATGCTAAGAACCATTGGCTGTTTCGCGATGATGCTTGCCGCCGCCCCGGCGCTGCTGGCTGAGCGGTATGCGATCGACGGCGCGCATTCGAAGGCGCAGTTCGCGGTGCGGCACCTGATGGTCAGCACGGTTCGCGGGGAATTCACAAAAATCGAAGGCTGGGTCGAATACGACGAGAAAAATCCCGCAGCCATCCGCATTGAGGCCGTGATTGACGCGGCGTCCATCAACACGGGCGAGCCGAAGCGGGATGAGCACCTCAAAAGCCCGGACTTCTTCGACGTGGCGAAGTATCCGAAGATCACCTTCCGCTCGAAGAGCGCCCGGAAGACGGCCGACGGGCTGGCCGTGACCGGCGACCTGACGATCCACGGCGTCACCCGGGAGGTGGTGTTGAACGTCGAAGGTCCCTCGCCGGAGGTGCGCGACCCGTGGGGCAATCTGCGGCGTGGCGCAACGGCGACGACGAAGATCAACCGCAAGGACTTCGGCCTCACCTGGAACGCCGCGCTCGAAACCGGTGGCGTGGTGGTGGGCGATGAGGTGACGATCACGATTGACGTCGAGGGCGTGCGGCAGGCCGCAAAGAAGTAG
- a CDS encoding alanine racemase — protein MRIEDLDTPAVLIDLDVMERNLVRAAQYAREHGLRLRPHIKTHKIVELARRQLELGASGITCAKTTEALAMLACEPPELLIAYPVVGGPKIARLLELAKHTAVTLALDSVDAARPIAEAARAAGVEIGVLAEMDVGLRRVGVPPGEPVVELVRELLKLDGLRWRGIAFYPGHIKTLDEAGRAQLGSLREALWSTVSLLAARGLKPEIVSGGSTPLLWESHTLPELNEIRPGTYIFNDRNTVLSGACTPEDCAATVLVTVVSTSPDRIIVDGGSKTFSSDRPASSAEVTFGEVVGHPRLRFHRMNEEHGFIGRNGDAAAIRVGDRLRIVPNHICVVMNLHERVYGVRGAEVAAEWRVAARGKLQ, from the coding sequence ATGCGCATCGAAGACCTGGATACCCCTGCTGTCCTGATCGACCTGGACGTGATGGAGCGCAACCTGGTCCGCGCCGCTCAGTATGCGCGCGAGCACGGGCTGCGCCTGAGGCCGCACATCAAGACTCACAAGATCGTTGAACTGGCGCGGCGTCAGCTCGAGCTCGGCGCAAGCGGGATCACCTGCGCCAAGACGACCGAGGCGCTGGCCATGCTCGCCTGCGAACCGCCGGAGCTGCTGATTGCCTATCCGGTGGTCGGCGGGCCGAAGATTGCGCGGCTTCTGGAGCTGGCGAAACATACTGCGGTGACGCTCGCGCTGGACAGCGTCGACGCCGCCAGGCCCATCGCCGAGGCGGCACGGGCGGCGGGCGTCGAAATCGGCGTGTTGGCCGAGATGGACGTGGGACTGCGGCGCGTGGGCGTGCCACCGGGCGAGCCCGTCGTGGAGCTGGTGCGCGAGCTATTGAAGCTCGACGGGCTCCGGTGGCGTGGCATCGCCTTTTATCCGGGCCATATCAAGACGCTGGACGAGGCGGGGCGCGCGCAGCTTGGGTCGCTCCGCGAGGCGCTGTGGTCGACGGTGAGCCTGCTGGCCGCGCGCGGGCTGAAGCCGGAGATCGTCAGCGGCGGCTCGACGCCACTGTTGTGGGAGTCCCACACGCTGCCGGAGCTGAACGAGATCCGGCCGGGCACGTATATCTTCAACGACCGGAACACGGTGCTTTCGGGCGCCTGCACGCCGGAGGACTGCGCCGCTACGGTTCTGGTGACGGTGGTGAGCACCTCGCCGGACCGGATCATCGTGGACGGCGGCTCGAAGACTTTTTCCTCTGACCGGCCGGCCTCATCGGCCGAGGTTACCTTCGGCGAGGTGGTTGGCCATCCGCGGCTGCGCTTCCACAGGATGAACGAGGAGCACGGCTTCATCGGGCGCAATGGCGACGCGGCCGCCATCCGCGTCGGCGACCGGCTGCGGATCGTGCCCAACCACATCTGCGTGGTCATGAACCTGCACGAGCGCGTCTACGGCGTCCGCGGCGCCGAGGTGGCGGCCGAATGGCGCGTGGCAGCGCGCGGCAAGCTGCAGTGA